From a region of the Actinopolymorpha singaporensis genome:
- a CDS encoding Rid family detoxifying hydrolase, translating to MAKEAIKTDQAPNPAGAYSQGIVANGFLYTAGFGPADPKTGKLVEGGVAEQTAQVMRNVAAVLAERGLTFADVVKATVHLADLADFADFNRVYESFLEEPYPVRTTVGSQLNNILVEIDVVAALRS from the coding sequence ATGGCCAAGGAAGCGATCAAGACCGACCAGGCGCCCAACCCGGCCGGTGCCTACTCCCAGGGCATCGTGGCCAACGGTTTCCTCTACACGGCGGGCTTCGGCCCGGCCGACCCGAAGACCGGCAAGCTCGTGGAGGGCGGGGTAGCCGAGCAGACCGCGCAGGTGATGCGCAACGTCGCCGCGGTGCTCGCCGAGCGCGGACTCACCTTCGCCGACGTGGTGAAGGCCACCGTGCACCTGGCCGACCTGGCCGACTTCGCGGACTTCAACCGCGTGTACGAGTCGTTCCTCGAGGAGCCCTACCCCGTCCGCACCACGGTGGGGTCCCAGCTGAACAACATCCTGGTGGAGATCGACGTCGTGGCCGCGCTGCGGTCCTGA
- a CDS encoding class I SAM-dependent methyltransferase: protein MDLEVFRALRGPAGQGLLADVEAAYDERAAIALATRLRRDHPADLVAAALTQVALRRRARTKFGPDADRMFFTRDGLEQATTAGVAAYRAGRIAAVLGAEGSSAGVHPDQAVAAPVADLCCGIGGDLLALVRAGLAVTGFDRDPLTAEIARANLAGLAGLAGPDVPPDSPGPPAPGLPGRVHARVEVADVTDVDRSVYAGVVADPARRSGRGRVFDPADYSPPWSFVTELLTGTACVKTAPIIPHSLVPAQVEAEWISEGREVKEAALWSGALRSRAERSGEPVRRRATVLPAAAGLTDADDPGEAPVSEPRAYLYEPDGAVIRAGLVTAVAPLVDGALVHPKIAYLTSDRHVPTPFATAYRVEEVLPYDVKALKRALRARDVGTLTVKKRGVDVDPDVLRKRLAPRGSAAATLVVTRTAAGSVALLVTPLSSSPPPA, encoded by the coding sequence ATGGACCTCGAGGTGTTCCGGGCACTCCGCGGACCCGCCGGCCAGGGCCTGCTCGCCGACGTGGAGGCGGCCTACGACGAACGGGCCGCGATCGCCCTTGCCACCCGGCTGCGCCGCGACCACCCCGCCGACCTGGTGGCCGCTGCCCTCACCCAGGTCGCTCTGCGCCGTCGGGCCCGGACCAAGTTCGGCCCCGACGCGGACCGGATGTTCTTCACCCGCGACGGACTGGAGCAGGCCACCACGGCCGGCGTCGCGGCGTACCGTGCGGGCCGGATCGCCGCCGTGCTCGGCGCCGAGGGAAGTTCGGCGGGCGTCCACCCGGATCAGGCCGTGGCCGCGCCGGTCGCCGACCTGTGCTGTGGCATCGGCGGAGACCTGCTGGCGCTGGTGCGGGCCGGGCTGGCCGTGACCGGGTTCGACCGGGACCCGCTGACCGCCGAGATCGCCCGCGCGAACCTGGCCGGCCTGGCCGGCCTGGCCGGCCCCGACGTGCCACCCGACTCCCCTGGTCCGCCGGCGCCCGGCCTGCCCGGACGGGTGCACGCCCGGGTCGAGGTGGCCGACGTCACCGACGTGGACCGATCGGTGTACGCCGGGGTGGTGGCCGACCCGGCCAGGCGCTCGGGCCGGGGCAGGGTCTTCGACCCGGCGGACTACTCACCGCCCTGGTCGTTCGTGACCGAGTTGCTCACCGGCACCGCCTGCGTCAAGACCGCACCGATCATCCCGCACTCGCTGGTCCCCGCCCAGGTGGAGGCGGAGTGGATCAGCGAGGGCCGCGAGGTCAAGGAGGCGGCCCTGTGGTCGGGTGCGCTGCGGTCGCGGGCGGAACGCTCCGGCGAACCCGTACGCCGGCGCGCGACCGTGCTCCCTGCGGCGGCCGGGCTCACCGACGCCGACGACCCGGGCGAGGCGCCGGTCAGCGAGCCGCGGGCCTACCTCTACGAACCCGACGGTGCGGTGATCCGCGCCGGGCTGGTGACCGCGGTGGCGCCGCTGGTGGACGGGGCGCTGGTGCACCCGAAGATCGCCTACCTCACCTCCGACCGGCACGTGCCGACACCGTTCGCCACCGCGTACCGCGTCGAGGAGGTGCTGCCGTACGACGTGAAGGCGCTCAAGCGCGCGTTGCGTGCCCGCGACGTCGGGACCCTCACCGTGAAGAAGCGGGGCGTGGACGTGGACCCGGACGTGCTCCGCAAGCGCCTCGCTCCGCGGGGTTCGGCCGCGGCGACGCTGGTGGTGACCAGAACCGCCGCCGGCAGCGTCGCCCTGCTGGTGACGCCGTTGTCGAGCTCGCCGCCACCCGCGTGA
- the groES gene encoding co-chaperone GroES, with amino-acid sequence MSVSIKPLEDRIVIKTLDAEETTASGLVIPDTAKEKPQEGEVVAVGPGRIDDNGNRVPLDVAVGNKVIFSKYGGTEVKYSGEEFLILSARDVLAVVEK; translated from the coding sequence GTGTCGGTCTCCATCAAGCCGCTCGAGGACCGCATCGTCATCAAGACCCTCGACGCCGAAGAGACAACCGCGTCGGGTCTGGTGATTCCCGACACCGCGAAGGAGAAGCCCCAGGAGGGCGAAGTTGTCGCGGTCGGTCCGGGTCGCATCGACGACAACGGCAACCGGGTCCCGCTCGACGTCGCTGTCGGCAACAAGGTGATCTTCAGCAAGTACGGCGGCACCGAGGTGAAGTACAGCGGCGAGGAGTTCCTCATCCTCTCCGCGCGCGACGTGCTCGCCGTCGTCGAGAAGTAG
- the groL gene encoding chaperonin GroEL (60 kDa chaperone family; promotes refolding of misfolded polypeptides especially under stressful conditions; forms two stacked rings of heptamers to form a barrel-shaped 14mer; ends can be capped by GroES; misfolded proteins enter the barrel where they are refolded when GroES binds), which yields MPKILEFDENARRALERGVDALANTVKVTLGPKGRNVVIDKKWGAPTITNDGVTVAREVELEDPFENLGAQLVKEVATKTNDIAGDGTTTATVLAQAMVHVGLRAVAAGANPMALKKGIDRAVESISTFLLDKAKSVDTREEMAHVATISAQDAQIGQLIAESFDKVGKDGVITVEESNTLGTELELTEGMQFDKGFISPNFVTDAERQEAVLDDPYILIHQGKISSMADLLPLLEKVVQAGKPLVIIAEDVEGEALATLVVNKIRGIFNSVAVKAPGFGDRRKAMLEDLAALTGGQVIAPEVGLKLDQVGLEVLGTARRVTVTKDDTTVIDGGGSADDVAARVAQIRAEIENTDSDWDREKLQERLAKLAGGVCVIKVGAATEVELKEKKHRIEDAVSATRAAIEEGIVTGGGAALVHAAAALDNLSELTGDEKVGVELVRQSVREPLRWIAENAGAQGYVVVEKVRENGPGKGYNAATGEYGDLVGQGVIDPVKVTRSALANAASIAAMLLTTETLVVDKPEEAEEAAGQGHGHGHGH from the coding sequence ATGCCGAAGATCCTGGAGTTCGACGAGAACGCACGGCGCGCCCTCGAGCGCGGCGTCGACGCCCTCGCGAACACCGTGAAGGTGACGCTGGGCCCGAAGGGCCGCAACGTCGTCATCGACAAGAAGTGGGGCGCTCCCACCATCACCAACGATGGTGTGACGGTCGCCCGCGAGGTGGAGCTCGAGGACCCGTTCGAGAACCTCGGCGCCCAGCTCGTCAAGGAAGTCGCCACCAAGACCAACGACATCGCCGGTGACGGCACCACCACGGCGACGGTGCTCGCCCAGGCGATGGTGCACGTCGGGCTGCGGGCGGTCGCCGCCGGCGCCAACCCGATGGCGCTGAAGAAGGGCATCGACCGCGCGGTCGAGTCCATCAGCACCTTCCTCCTGGACAAGGCCAAGTCGGTCGACACCCGGGAGGAGATGGCCCACGTGGCCACCATCTCCGCGCAGGACGCGCAGATCGGCCAGCTGATCGCCGAGTCGTTCGACAAGGTGGGCAAGGACGGTGTGATCACCGTCGAGGAGTCCAACACCCTGGGCACCGAGCTCGAGCTCACCGAGGGCATGCAGTTCGACAAGGGCTTCATCTCGCCGAACTTCGTGACCGACGCCGAGCGCCAGGAAGCAGTCCTGGACGACCCGTACATCCTGATCCACCAGGGCAAGATCTCCTCGATGGCCGACCTGCTCCCGCTGCTGGAGAAGGTCGTCCAGGCGGGCAAGCCCCTGGTGATCATCGCCGAGGACGTCGAGGGCGAGGCCCTGGCCACCCTCGTGGTCAACAAGATCCGCGGCATCTTCAACTCCGTGGCCGTCAAGGCGCCCGGGTTCGGTGACCGCCGCAAGGCCATGCTCGAGGACCTCGCCGCGCTCACGGGTGGACAGGTCATCGCCCCCGAGGTCGGGCTCAAGCTCGACCAGGTGGGCCTCGAGGTGCTCGGCACCGCCCGTCGCGTCACGGTGACCAAGGACGACACCACGGTCATCGACGGCGGCGGCTCCGCCGACGACGTGGCGGCCCGCGTCGCCCAGATCCGGGCCGAGATCGAGAACACCGACTCCGACTGGGACCGCGAGAAGCTGCAGGAGCGGCTCGCGAAGCTGGCCGGCGGCGTGTGTGTGATCAAGGTCGGCGCGGCCACGGAGGTCGAGCTCAAGGAGAAGAAGCACCGCATCGAGGACGCCGTGTCGGCGACCCGGGCGGCGATCGAGGAGGGCATCGTCACCGGCGGTGGCGCCGCCCTCGTTCACGCCGCGGCGGCGCTGGACAACCTGTCCGAGCTGACCGGCGACGAGAAGGTCGGTGTCGAGCTCGTACGCCAGTCCGTCCGCGAGCCGCTGCGCTGGATCGCCGAGAACGCCGGCGCCCAGGGTTACGTCGTCGTGGAGAAGGTCCGCGAGAACGGCCCCGGCAAGGGCTACAACGCCGCCACCGGCGAGTACGGCGACCTGGTCGGCCAGGGCGTCATCGACCCGGTGAAGGTGACCCGCTCGGCGCTCGCCAACGCGGCGTCCATCGCGGCGATGCTGCTCACCACCGAGACGCTCGTCGTCGACAAGCCGGAGGAGGCCGAGGAGGCCGCCGGTCAGGGCCACGGCCACGGCCACGGTCACTGA
- a CDS encoding MFS transporter, which produces MSTQVTLRSLGVRVYLPSLLYGVGQGAIAPIVALSARDLGASVGSASLVVAAAGVGQLVGDLPAGALAGRIGERRAMLAASALVVGALGACMLASTEWLLALGIFCTGLAGAVWGLARQAYLAEVVPFHLRARAMSTLGGVQRIGMFAGPFLGALAVRVWGTDGAYGLHAATAVLAGLLLLAMPEPAHEGRAVHAGGPVRTLDVARSHASVLRTLGMGALLVGAVRASRQVVIPLWADSIGLDAASTSLIFGIAGSVDMLLFYPAGRVMDRRGRAFVAVPSMVILGLAHLLLPMTHHAVTLAGVALLMGFGNGIGSGIIMTLGADVSPLVGRTAFLGAWRLCADAGNSAGPLVIGAVSASVALGPAVLLMGGVGLVGAVLMGRWIPRHAPAPTGP; this is translated from the coding sequence ATGTCCACCCAGGTCACCCTCAGGTCCCTCGGCGTGCGGGTGTACCTGCCGTCCCTCCTCTACGGCGTGGGCCAGGGCGCCATCGCGCCGATCGTGGCGTTGTCCGCCCGTGACCTGGGCGCATCGGTCGGCTCCGCAAGCCTGGTCGTGGCGGCCGCCGGTGTCGGTCAGCTCGTCGGTGACCTGCCTGCTGGAGCCCTGGCCGGGCGCATCGGTGAGCGGCGGGCGATGCTGGCGGCCTCCGCACTCGTGGTCGGTGCACTCGGCGCGTGCATGCTGGCGTCCACCGAGTGGCTGCTCGCGCTGGGCATCTTCTGCACCGGTCTCGCCGGAGCGGTGTGGGGCCTCGCGCGGCAGGCGTACCTCGCCGAGGTGGTGCCGTTCCACCTGCGGGCCCGGGCCATGTCCACTCTCGGCGGGGTGCAGCGGATCGGGATGTTCGCCGGGCCGTTCCTCGGCGCGCTCGCGGTCCGGGTGTGGGGGACCGACGGGGCGTACGGACTGCACGCCGCCACCGCGGTGCTCGCCGGTCTTCTCCTGCTGGCGATGCCCGAACCCGCCCACGAGGGCAGGGCCGTACACGCCGGCGGCCCTGTCCGCACCCTCGACGTCGCCCGCAGCCACGCGAGCGTGCTGCGCACCCTCGGCATGGGTGCCCTGCTGGTGGGTGCGGTCCGGGCTTCGCGTCAGGTGGTCATCCCGCTGTGGGCGGACTCCATCGGGCTGGACGCAGCGTCCACCAGTCTGATCTTCGGGATCGCCGGCTCGGTGGACATGCTGTTGTTCTATCCGGCGGGACGGGTGATGGACCGCAGGGGCAGGGCGTTCGTGGCCGTGCCCTCGATGGTGATCCTGGGACTCGCCCATCTGCTGCTTCCCATGACCCACCACGCGGTGACGCTGGCCGGCGTCGCTTTGCTGATGGGTTTCGGGAACGGCATCGGCAGCGGAATCATCATGACGCTAGGCGCCGACGTGTCCCCGCTCGTCGGGCGGACGGCGTTCCTCGGCGCCTGGCGGCTGTGCGCGGACGCCGGCAACAGCGCGGGCCCACTGGTGATCGGAGCGGTGAGCGCCTCGGTGGCGCTCGGCCCGGCAGTGCTCCTGATGGGCGGGGTGGGCCTGGTCGGGGCGGTCCTGATGGGCCGGTGGATCCCGCGGCACGCGCCGGCGCCCACAGGCCCGTGA
- the guaB gene encoding IMP dehydrogenase has translation MNLDPRQEDGDVTGPFTTLGLTYDDVLLLPGESDVIPNEIDTTSRISRRISVRIPLLSSPMDTVTEARMAIAMARQGGIGVLHRNFSIEDQAQQVDLVKRSEAGMVAQPITIGPDATIGEADAICGQYRISGVPVVGPDQELLGIVTNRDMRFETDHSRLVRDIMTPMPLVTGVVGISADEAMGLLHKHKIEKLPLVDKAGRLQGLITLKDFVKRDQFPYATKDDTGRLRVAAAVGFFGDGWKRAMTLVEAGVDLLVVDTAHGHTSGVLDMIRQLKADPAAAHVDVIGGNVATRAGAQAVVDAGADGVRVGVGPGSICTTRVVAGVGAPQVTAIYEAARAAKPAGVPVIGDGGLQYSGDIAKALVAGADSVMLGSLLAGCEESPGDLVFINGKQYKTYRGMGSLAAMSSRGKNRSYSKDRYFQGDVPSDDQLVPEGIEGQVPYRGQLRAVAHQLIGGLRQSMFYVGARTVPELQERGKFVRITPAGLKESHPHDIRMTVEAPNYWGR, from the coding sequence ATGAACCTTGATCCCCGGCAGGAAGACGGCGACGTCACCGGCCCCTTCACCACCCTCGGCCTGACCTACGACGACGTCCTGCTGCTGCCAGGCGAGTCCGACGTCATCCCCAACGAGATCGACACCACCAGTCGGATCTCCCGCCGGATCAGTGTGCGGATCCCGTTGCTGTCCAGCCCGATGGACACCGTGACCGAGGCCCGGATGGCGATCGCCATGGCGCGCCAGGGCGGGATCGGCGTACTCCACCGCAACTTCTCCATCGAGGACCAGGCCCAGCAGGTCGACCTGGTCAAGCGCTCCGAGGCCGGCATGGTCGCCCAGCCGATCACCATCGGGCCCGACGCGACGATCGGCGAGGCCGACGCCATCTGCGGCCAGTACCGCATCTCCGGCGTGCCCGTCGTAGGCCCGGACCAGGAGCTTCTCGGCATCGTCACCAACCGCGACATGCGGTTCGAGACCGACCACTCCCGCCTGGTCCGCGACATCATGACGCCGATGCCGCTGGTCACCGGCGTGGTCGGCATCTCCGCCGACGAGGCGATGGGGCTGCTGCACAAGCACAAGATCGAGAAGCTGCCGCTGGTCGACAAGGCCGGCCGGTTGCAGGGGCTGATCACCCTGAAGGACTTCGTCAAGCGCGACCAGTTTCCCTACGCCACCAAGGACGACACCGGCCGGCTGCGGGTGGCCGCGGCGGTCGGCTTCTTCGGCGACGGGTGGAAGCGGGCGATGACGCTGGTCGAGGCCGGCGTCGACCTGCTCGTCGTCGACACCGCGCACGGTCACACCTCCGGCGTACTCGACATGATCCGCCAGCTCAAGGCCGACCCGGCCGCGGCCCACGTGGACGTGATCGGCGGCAACGTCGCCACCCGGGCCGGCGCGCAGGCGGTCGTGGACGCGGGCGCGGACGGGGTGCGGGTGGGTGTCGGGCCCGGCTCGATCTGTACGACCCGGGTGGTGGCCGGGGTCGGCGCGCCGCAGGTCACCGCGATCTACGAGGCCGCACGCGCGGCCAAGCCGGCCGGCGTACCCGTGATCGGCGACGGCGGACTGCAGTACTCCGGCGACATCGCCAAGGCCCTGGTCGCCGGCGCCGACTCGGTGATGCTCGGCTCGCTCCTCGCCGGCTGCGAGGAGAGCCCGGGTGACCTGGTGTTCATCAACGGCAAGCAGTACAAGACCTACCGCGGCATGGGCTCGCTCGCCGCGATGAGTTCACGGGGCAAGAACCGCTCCTACTCCAAGGACCGCTACTTCCAGGGCGACGTACCCTCCGACGACCAGCTCGTACCCGAGGGCATCGAGGGGCAGGTGCCCTACCGCGGGCAGCTCCGCGCGGTCGCGCACCAGCTGATCGGCGGGCTGCGCCAGTCGATGTTCTACGTCGGCGCCCGGACGGTGCCCGAGCTGCAGGAGCGGGGGAAGTTCGTGCGCATCACCCCTGCCGGGCTGAAGGAGAGCCACCCGCACGACATCCGGATGACGGTCGAGGCGCCCAACTACTGGGGCCGCTGA